In Sporichthya polymorpha DSM 43042, a genomic segment contains:
- a CDS encoding META domain-containing protein: MKRRTAIAAGLSLALAVLAGCAGDDDTVAEEPGATSSPPAAAEVLPSQLVGTWEVEGAGVEPGTMLMFTASEVRVFVECGLLDGSWKALVGGAFLADAYSASGGCRPTNNNFTPAWLEGATEFALDGDDRELRDSAGALLASLEPASRRPNVPSNVIESHGDPPVLTDAERAKLDRMPPAFPAGIRPAERSELLGTWVRPGESADGDNWPFVTFQADGRWTGSDGCNGLGSRWAFADGALLLVDFAQTLIGCENVNLLGDAVLAGFDGSTLVLLDENGTETHRAVSGPAPKRPTSRG, encoded by the coding sequence ATGAAGCGCCGTACCGCGATCGCCGCCGGGCTGAGCCTGGCTCTCGCCGTCCTGGCCGGCTGTGCCGGCGACGACGACACCGTGGCCGAGGAGCCCGGGGCGACGTCGTCGCCACCCGCCGCGGCCGAGGTTCTCCCCTCCCAGCTGGTCGGGACGTGGGAGGTCGAGGGCGCCGGCGTCGAGCCGGGGACGATGCTGATGTTCACCGCCTCCGAGGTCCGCGTCTTCGTGGAGTGCGGGCTGCTCGACGGGTCGTGGAAGGCCCTCGTCGGCGGGGCGTTCCTCGCCGATGCCTACAGCGCGTCCGGCGGCTGCCGGCCGACGAACAACAACTTCACCCCGGCCTGGCTGGAGGGCGCGACCGAGTTCGCCCTCGACGGCGACGACCGGGAGCTCCGCGACTCCGCGGGCGCGCTGCTCGCCTCCCTCGAGCCCGCCAGCCGGCGCCCGAACGTCCCGAGCAACGTTATTGAGAGTCATGGCGACCCGCCGGTGCTCACCGACGCCGAGCGAGCGAAGCTCGACCGGATGCCGCCCGCGTTCCCGGCCGGAATCCGTCCCGCTGAACGGTCCGAGCTGCTCGGCACCTGGGTTCGGCCGGGGGAGTCGGCCGACGGCGACAACTGGCCGTTCGTCACCTTCCAGGCCGACGGCCGGTGGACCGGCTCCGACGGGTGCAACGGGCTCGGCTCGCGCTGGGCGTTCGCCGACGGCGCTCTGCTGCTCGTCGACTTCGCGCAGACGCTGATCGGCTGCGAGAACGTCAACCTGCTCGGCGACGCCGTCCTCGCCGGGTTCGACGGCTCGACCCTCGTCCTCCTCGACGAGAACGGGACCGAGACCCACCGCGCCGTCTCGGGCCCGGCCCCGAAACGCCCTACGTCCCGGGGTTAG
- a CDS encoding GNAT family N-acetyltransferase, which yields MPTPPPIRVATAADVPGLQRLIHSAYRGEDSRAGWTHEADLLDGNRIDEDMLRAELADPGTTLFLTEDDAGPLGCCVVTDRGDGTAYFGTFAVRPTAQGAGLGDALLRHAESHARGLGATRMELTVVAQRSDLIAWYARRGYTPTGETRPFPYGDERFGLPRRDDLAFAVLVKSLP from the coding sequence GTGCCGACCCCACCGCCGATCCGCGTCGCGACCGCCGCGGACGTCCCGGGCCTCCAGCGTCTGATCCACTCCGCGTACCGGGGCGAGGACAGCCGCGCCGGCTGGACCCACGAGGCGGACCTGCTCGACGGCAACCGCATCGACGAGGACATGCTCCGCGCCGAACTCGCCGATCCGGGGACGACGCTGTTCCTCACCGAGGACGACGCCGGCCCGCTCGGCTGCTGCGTCGTCACCGACCGCGGGGACGGGACCGCGTACTTCGGCACCTTCGCCGTCCGTCCCACCGCGCAGGGGGCTGGCCTCGGCGACGCCCTGCTCCGCCACGCCGAGTCCCACGCCCGCGGTCTCGGCGCGACGCGGATGGAGCTCACGGTCGTCGCCCAGCGTTCGGACCTGATCGCCTGGTACGCCCGCCGCGGCTACACCCCGACCGGCGAGACCCGCCCGTTTCCCTACGGCGACGAGCGATTCGGCCTCCCCCGCCGCGACGACCTCGCCTTCGCGGTCCTGGTCAAATCCCTTCCGTAA